The Cydia splendana chromosome 8, ilCydSple1.2, whole genome shotgun sequence genome contains a region encoding:
- the LOC134792663 gene encoding large ribosomal subunit protein uL16 — protein sequence MGRRPARCYRYCKNKPYPKSRFCRGVPDPKIRIFDLGKKKAPVDDFPLCVHLVSDEYEQLSSEALEAGRICCNKYLVKNCGKDQFHIRIRLHPFHVIRINKMLSCAGADRLQTGMRGAFGKPQGTVARVRIGQPIMSVRSSDRWKAQVIEALRRAKFKFPGRQKIYISKRWGFTKYDREEFEKLRADDRLANDGCNVKYRPEHGPLDAWRKVQVELHNV from the exons ATGGGGCGCCGACCCGCGAGATG TTACCGCTACTGCAAAAACAAACCATACCCAAAATCGCGGTTCTGCCGTGGTGTGCCTGACCCCAAGATCCGTATTTTCGACTTGGGCAAGAAGAAGGCGCCGGTGGACGACTTTCCGCTATGCGTGCACTTGGTGTCCGACGAGTACGAGCAGCTGAGCTCGGAGGCGCTGGAAGCCGGCCGTATTTGCTGCAACAAGTACCTCGTGAAGAACTGCGGCAAGGATCAGTTCCACATCCGTATCCGTCTGCATCCCTTCCATGTCATCCGCATCAACAAAATGTTATCGTGCGCTGGAGCTGATAG GCTCCAGACCGGGATGCGTGGTGCCTTCGGCAAGCCGCAGGGTACCGTAGCCCGCGTGCGCATTGGACAGCCCATCATGTCCGTGCGCTCCAGCGACCGCTGGAAGGCGCAGGTCATCGAGGCGCTCAGGCGTGCCAAGTTCAAGTTCCCTGGTCGCCAGAAG ATCTACATCTCGAAGAGGTGGGGATTCACCAAGTACGACCGCGAGGAGTTCGAGAAGCTGCGCGCGGACGACCGGCTGGCCAACGACGGCTGCAACGTCAAGTACCGCCCTGAGCACGGCCCGCTCGACGCCTGGCGCAAGGTGCAGGTCGAGCTTCATAATGTCTAA